The region ccaatcaaaaaaatgcgagcgcaaagcgcgagctcaaaaatttgtaatattccgatctaaaaactagacattctaagcatttttttgtgtaaattgaatgcgaaccttacttaacaataatttatgcaagcacaatccaaaatttgttgattttgaaacctaaaattttgctctgtatgccatgcttggcccctcaaaatttttggctcatcatgccattgatgccatagcccatttggaaatgacgaaattgaagtttgtgttcaagtttaccgaatcttttcagaatatcattaagacttaaaacattcttgttggtcaaagaaaataatagaaggaaaacctaatggaatagaaatcaaccttgttatcattctttagagtaagctatttttagagtatgaaaattgttgtcaaaattgtagtcagatctgtcagaattattcctgtcataaaatcactataatcagtggcgtaccgtgggtcacggcattggggggcaccagcaaaaacttggaattgcctagtgagcgcgcaaagcgctcccagttgccaggtattcTGAACTAAtatagatatttttataaggacagtgccaataaacagacatgtatctcactagtcaaataatgcgagcgcgaagcgcgagcttaaaatttttgatattcaaacctaaaaagggacattacaatcaatcttttgtaatcatgatacgtacctgtctcgttaaataatgcgagcgcgaagcgcgaactgaattttttgtagatattgaccccaaacaggaagattttaaggactatattttaggaatcttttatctattaagattatacacatctcaccatagtcatctaatgggagtgccaataagcgcttgctgattttgttagaattacatctaaacatgcacataaagcacttgtaatcatgattaacaattaacatacccatctcactaatcaaatcttgcgagcgtgaagcgcgagctgaaaatttaggaaattcagacctgaagaggggcattttaaggcttgtttgtaggaattcaagaaggacttacatagttcactaaccaaatgatgcgagcgcgaagcgcgagctgaaaatttttgatattcagatcagaaaacagaaaaaggaagattttaaggactcattctaggaattgatggagagcagactctttcaccaatccactactgcgaacgtaagcacggacaggaaatgttttatattaagaccttaaaatgggacaatcacttacagtattcatgaaaaagaagcatacttttgtacatgtaaaagaataactcgaagtgcgaggaaatatatttggtagtttggtgtatattgacttgaaaacgggaggttttagtataacaggattatatatctcggtaaacagaaaatgggagcaccaggaacaatgaagacatatgccctgagcaaattatgtttcatttatatgaaaaaaatgtttcttatgtaatgtaacataacataattataacattataatgaaaattgtcttctttcccactacgtttctcttcctttctccctcttttcctcctttttttagtcagccgatgggggggggggcacgtgcccccatgcccccctgtaGCTACGCCattgactataatcctaatcgtaattattatcattattattgatattgtcattatccttattagtcatgattacgtcatattaccaataaataatattaattttcatcacttctctttgttacataattatgtgatgataattgcaattgatggcactgctaggTACAcatactgcttctgctgctgctgactggtagtatttagtgtcattagatgtacagaacaattgaaacatttataattacttgtataaaacaaatgaaaagtacaaaatacaaaatgccttgaaaaagccttgaaaatgccttgaaatttcaaggctcaaaatcctcaaggccaaggccaaggccctctcaaggccaaggcctgaatgttcaaggccaaggctttgaaaaaataggccttaaggcgccttaaggccaaggccgagcatcaaggcactacaacactgacgtaacgtgccctatcgtgaaaaagacaccctttttacgtgtttttttggtcgcgcatggtatccactcgtcaatgtaagtggccccccccggggTAGTATCtttaatatgaatatgaatcGCGCTCCCTCTTAAGATGAAATCTTCGGGAAATGCGAGTAAACTCCATAGTTCATAATCAAGAAGAGAAATCAGCGCTTAAATGTAGTATTTTAGGAAAATTAGTGGAAATTTAATGTTATTGTTGTTAAAATCTAAGAAGTCTATATAATTCTTGTCCCATGCAATTGTTGCATGTGAAGTGCCTGTGATTTTCCTGTGCACGGCGGCATGTAATGCACCTATGGGTGGGGTGCTTCAGCGGggagcacccccgcttcccagggccatggtaTAGGCTGTATAGAATGGTTGAAACTACCCCTTATAGACCACCTAATTTTCTAAGCATCGTATCtgtgaaaatatttatcagttttagctagtttttgtctcatttgtgcagaaaattgagcagatcagattcccatgGTTTGATTGACGACTGCAATTCTATTCGCGTATATATCAGCGAACAACGAATGCGACGATTTAACATTTGCTCTTTTGTACccttcttttgaaaccgaccacccgtGATTCACTAAGTTTACGGCTGATTTTTGTCGAGGTGGCGAAATATTTGgactcttccaaatcagttctatgatgTCAACATGATTGTCTCAGTACTTCCACCTTTTTCTCTCGGATTCTTACATGAACAACTGTTTTTCGGCAGGGTTtgggtctggtcaatacaatttttatgaattctaccaaaatttacctttttatccttctttttctcttgtAAAATCGATTGTTACTgtttctatggacactgcgcctacaCTCCTTcgtgtatcttttttttatacgcaatgATTTTAATgcgcgcaaggtggtcggtttcaaaagaggtggtctATAGGACAGAAaggggtaaaaaaaatctatcttGATCCATGTATCACTCCCAAAAGCCCAAGGGCAATCCACCTAGATGGCACTCGGCAAAAATTTAACAACATTAACAAGTAGGCTTATCGAATTGATGGCTGATGTTGCCTAATACtagtctctctctctcaatccGGCTCAGCTGAGCTGAGTTGATCTGAcaattttgtctcacctgcgaagcagagtgagactataggcgctgattttccgacggtggcggcgtcaacaccgaATCGTAACCGAAGGTAAAGTTTTTGAAAGGACAGCATAACTCaagaagtatatggacctagttcatgaaacttggccatagggttaatcaaggtcaaaggtcatttaatgtcagtgaactttggccaagttgggggtatttgttgaattaccatcataacttttaaagtttattggtctagttaataaaactttgagaaaagagtaatcaagtatcactgaacatcttgtgcgaatttcaggccactagccaaggtcaaaggtcaatgaattttaggggtatctgttgaattaccatcataactttgaaagttgatggatctgatttatgaaacttctacgtaagagtaataaagtatcactgacaagtcttaggttgcatgatcaaggtcaaatgttatttattgtcaatgaacatagtattgtatcattatatgaatggtgttttttgtgaataattattgtatagtagttttcaaagtcggcactgctgctatattgaatcgcgcaTTGCAGGTGACACTGCCAGAGGCGCTGCACTTGTTAAGAACCAAAATCCATTCATTGCCAATCATACAATTCCAATGGCAATGCTACATGTCTTTTGATATCAAAGACTCCTAACTCACTTATTTATGCACTAGCATGACAACATCTACATttgattttctaatttttttttaaacctataATTGCTATTGTTCTTTCTCTGaccatttcataattattttctttctttcctcatttTGTCTTTCAAATGTACTACTAGTGCTACTGCTAAATCAAAGGAGAAGGATGAGCTAGATTCTATCATTGATGACATCATAGATGTACCGGAGCCTTTGGTAAGACAGAAATTTAAAGATTGATCAGGAGGGGGAGAGTAAGAATTAATTTGTCCaatacatgaataaacaaattttttttttttagtgcaaTTCTCCACTATGTCCACTTTGAGTTGTTGTTTTGGTTGTAGATGGGTGTGTTTAGGTGTGTTTGATTTAAAGCAAAGTGCATTTTTAATAGCTTGGCAGTGATTAGAAAtgcactttgaaaaaaagaaaaattattactCAAAAGTTTTATATTTGCCTACGATTAAAAGTAAATTGTGAGAAAGTGGAAATCACTGATAATGTGAGAAGCTAGAAGTAGCCCTAATATGTATATTTgtcatgtataattattttatgtattttcctGTATTTGTATTGTCTCTAAAGGTCATTACTTTCAGGTTGCAATTTGACTTTAAATAGTCTTCTTTTCTGTATTGATGGTTTTTGTAGTTCATTTTGATTCTGTAATTGTTctgatgtttattttttgtgtatttatttatgGTGACTTTATGCATAGCACAGAATgttatttcaccttttttttgcttttgttgCTTTCATTACATagtgaaaattaatttgaattgaattgaatcagtTGCTGTTCATTTGATATATTTATCCCTTTTCAGATAAAAGTATAGGAAGCTTTTGTTACATGATTGAAGTTTGTCTTTAATCACTTGAATTATAATCaacaaaaatgggaaatttcTAGTACAAATGAAATTTGCTTCAAATCAACAACAGAACTCGGCAACAGGTCACTTTGTCACTCGACCAtcactttattttctttgttttgcatTATATTTCATCGTCAAAATGAAAGGTATTTGATTCTAAGAGAATTAGTATGTATTATGCATTATCCCATAGGAGACCATTTCACATCGATCAGGACCGCCATCCCAATCTTCCTCTTCTAGATCAGGTGGTGTGAATGGGGTATCTTCAGAGAGGAGATGCTTTCCGGTATACCTAGGTGGTAGTTCAATAGCAATGGGTGTGGGATCTACAGTTGTACAGAAGTAAGTATACTTCCTAAGAACTTAATAATTCCTTGTTGATAATAAAACTATtcaggatatacatgtatataaggaAATCCAAGAATGTACTATAAATAAGGAAAATATTACATTAgtgaaaattttacattttcactGATTTGAGAAGGTTTGTGTCCCTTTTATCCTTTCCGTATATTTGAACCCATTCGTTTTATGTAGGAAACATTGTATGtgggaatgttttttttctctctctcttttgagTCTTGAGgggagtaagggggggggggggggggaggtagaaCTTAGATGACAGATAACCCCTTAAAAAAAGAGTACAGTGTACAAAACTACCAGTGTGTAGAAAATTGCCAAGACAAATTTTCAGAAGTATTaactataattattttttctgaaatggCTGTATCAACCTAGTttattgcataatttatgtaaggTTTTAtctctgttctttttttttctttttaaaattctttaaaatgacTGACACTTGTTTCTTTGGGTTAATGAGGATGAGATTCTCTCCTGGGTATTCCCTTGTATTTTATTAGTTATTCCTAGTTCCCAGTTGAGTCATTAACGTCCAATGTTAAGTTTTGGCCAAGACCCAAGGGAGCTAATTACAGAAGCATAATTCTAGCATTTTAGACTAATCATATCTGCAAAGAAATGTTTTCATTCAGATCTGATAAAGATCATATTACTTTGGTTTCTATATTGTGTGGCTAAGAATTATGAGTGTGTATATTTTTGTGTTGGTGGGAGGGGTGGGGTTGTTAGTCCAATCTTCAAGCATAATATATTACTTATTCTGCAAATTCATTCTGGGCCTTGGTGTTTCATTTACAATCCATTTTTCAGTATAATGCTTTTTGTTAGGAAAGGGTAAGGAagattatataggcctacctttcattccctttaaagggatggtctgggctgaaaatatttagagtagaattcactgagcaaaatgctgaaaatttcatcaaaatgggataacaaataataagcttattgaagtttaaagtttagcaacattttattttttattttgtgaaaacagtcatcatgaatattcattaggtgggctgatgatgtgtcatctccactttctgttttcttatgtcatataaaatcataattttgttcattatttcatacttgtgtgaataatatgtctcccttataatgaaataagttgcagcaataaatacataatgcactatcagttgtcaatccaatttttctagatCTTGGAggaaaaactttgaataaacctctttgaataaacctaatttcatataatagaatacaaaagaacaagatgtGACATCaacagcccacctaatgaatattcatgacgacttcaacagcccacctaatgaatattcatgacgactgttttcacaagacattgctaaacttttaaattcaataactttgttatccgattttgatgaaattttcgacattttgctcagtgaattctactctattaagctacatgtatatgtactttcagcccggaccatccctttaacataTCTCCTTCCTGTGTGAGTGAGTGGTGCATGTCACCATTTGTTCTAATAACAGATTGTTTGATATCCAGATCATCCAGTACCACAATGGCTAACCcatttgatattttatcattatacatgtagtccaGTCTGACACCCATggtcaactttttattttatgacaaatgatccaaaattgcaaatttgatcACTTACCTTTCGTAGTTAGTTTTCCATTTCATTAAACCATGTGGTATCTTGACAGCTGTTGTAATCAGAAAGAACATTCAGTTTGGTAATGTGTAGTGATCAAAATGTGATCAGCCCTACAGGAAATGATCCCACTTTGGTTATTGAGCAAACAAGTTAGAGATGAAAATAGGATGACATCTTGAGACCAAATGCAATATTATAGAGCATCCCATTTAAAAGTAGAACCTGTTCCAGAGATAGATGGCAATCATCAAATGAGTTTTtattacagatttgacattaaTAGTAAGAGTACAATCTCTCTCTTTATTTGAGCACAAATACTTAATGAATCATTTGGACATGGtagattacaaacaataaaacaaggCTTTTAGAAGCAATGTGTTTTACAGAAACTTATCTGTAAATTTTTAAAGAAGCATGAACAAAAAACACAAGAAATGAACCTTCTGCGCAACTTTATGTTGACTTTCATTTTCCTTCTCTTGTTCCTCATACATGTGtgaaatattcaaatcatgtgagagaagttttcaaaataaagaagaaaacttCATGAACCATTTGCCTGAGCTGGAAAACATAACTCAAATTcctgatttccttttttttaagacaCTGTAGACAAAGATACATTTCACCTAATGTCAGGTCAACATGATGCAAGACAGGTGAGAATTtaattcatctctattttcctTGTGATTCCAGAGCCTGTGATCAGCTGCGATGTACCTCCTGTGATTTCAAAATAGTgttttatgatgattatgaatggGACCAGAGCTGCAATTATCTCTTCTTCAGGAATAATGTTCCAGACTTCCAGAAACTGCGTGCAAAACtcagaaaaaagaaaggttagtatcgccatttttttttcaggaatacTTACCATAGTTAATATTGCAGACATAATGAATTCTTATATTATTTTAGGGCGAGGCCAGTGTTCTAACAGGTTGCATATGTTTAATGTTACAGGAcaagtgaaaaaatgaaaaatctcAAGTCAATGAGAGTGGCTTTGATGGGCCAGTCAAAAGAATTTCCATAGCCATCTACCACCATGGCCTTAGATAAATTGAAGCCCTGCTAATGGTTGGTCATAGATGGATAGTACTTAATGTTTTACACATATCTCATATCTTTTCTACTACATCACATTAGATAGAAGGGTCATAAAGTTCATTTTCCAGAAGAAGGCTGATCATGAATTTACAGGAATTCATATTACCTCCACAATCACttgcatttttagcaaaatatcatttttttggtGATATTCAATGTTATCTTTTCATGACAGTTCCTTCAATGTCAACTGTTTTTTGTCTCACATGCATAGCAGTGTGAGAccataggcaccgcttttccgacgacagcggcggcgtcaacaccaaatcttaaccgaaggt is a window of Lytechinus variegatus isolate NC3 chromosome 2, Lvar_3.0, whole genome shotgun sequence DNA encoding:
- the LOC121407215 gene encoding protein C8orf37-like isoform X1 produces the protein MDDDLDDLLNEVETKFCTKSPAKSGSEGRAISANSRLKSKPKLSKSATAKSKEKDELDSIIDDIIDVPEPLETISHRSGPPSQSSSSRSGGVNGVSSERRCFPVYLGGSSIAMGVGSTVVQKACDQLRCTSCDFKIVFYDDYEWDQSCNYLFFRNNVPDFQKLRAKLRKKKGCRAYACQCCWRSIRTLTNLSEDHDLKWVCGKHVR
- the LOC121407215 gene encoding protein C8orf37-like isoform X2, producing MCCCMRDISEIATAKSKEKDELDSIIDDIIDVPEPLETISHRSGPPSQSSSSRSGGVNGVSSERRCFPVYLGGSSIAMGVGSTVVQKACDQLRCTSCDFKIVFYDDYEWDQSCNYLFFRNNVPDFQKLRAKLRKKKGCRAYACQCCWRSIRTLTNLSEDHDLKWVCGKHVR